In a genomic window of Columba livia isolate bColLiv1 breed racing homer chromosome 4, bColLiv1.pat.W.v2, whole genome shotgun sequence:
- the RAB11FIP5 gene encoding rab11 family-interacting protein 5 isoform X2, whose product MALLRAAALPAEGSPAWLPTHVQVTVVRARGLRCKGGGGGKAGTSDAYTIIQLGREKYSTSVAEKSPGNPEWREECAFELPPELGGLVLTVMHRALVGMDRFLGQAMVPLEPALQRGRAPDERWYKLHSKAGKKEKERGEILVSIQFTRNNLTASMFDLSMKDKPRSPFGKLKDKVKGKKKYDLESASAIIPSSMGALDGEDDYDIGGKKSKVKGFFLKNKLRKSSLTQSNTSLGSDSTVSSASLGLAANLPEVTKSPSRHSSLSTERSVKDYLPSPKLTHKRAFSDDVSQVSPVLEPKAIQNLKPKNDPVSRSSLCINGSHVYSDEPAPKSPVSVPQAVPRRQEEGHGFTPLHPDPHEVPWGISGFERAQQRDEPRFIPSPPSLALQEELRVSTKAVTLSNHLGRARMEENSRLENKPTQAATPVVFSTETTKDKPPEETRKEEKRAKGGLFHHGGSKSDAGSKTQAEKVGPSHGSSGHAAASGDERSKTGGWFGSKEPKESPQKPSFSSGPHASTEVAGNFYSSEDCSPSASLRHKDSERESPAKSVGVPVPETTPPSQGDHPPPDEKPAVPPPLSEWDDTFDAFATSRLKPELKKESFFASVAAEGMAFIDDPDAASPTERSAEPAREKQTKAFEEADSQIGEMPTTLRSWTNFSGLDVGANLVSTTQEATVIEDVLSPVSAGSGGRRRKSSTPTVWTVAFASGNPGEKEASTPLTAENSAREEGDSNEEEPSSTGTNGWMTIATETAPELSESAESGAEQDGAFGPRPAFLSDGAFEAKSASCTAACVLPRSPFVPEPLSETLPGSNVAAVPPRVLADVAPRRFPVAPEPGMDPQGAGSEEETFDIRTSVYRLQASMRLEAGENRVKLISDAREQHVVLSPWSGTREREEAVAGSAVPPPKPPRWFAAAGGRGDGEEEEEDAGDLRQRGSQERRDDAEGPKADTELPRQLSSEPSVPVSPSPPVLGADASETGSEFPVPEDAKSAAADSVDNLEARGGELAGGDTSLGENQSEMNETDAAEQFETCPSKFSLDGLGQTGAKQSWSQPGLSLTASVDGAEWEVAPKEELFPEELNTSRLNPPSKLNPAQLETFWTALEEQEAAGPPAAQRLARGDSPSQAVRGDGEGRAGVQPEPGSPGPAAAPPREAQQGRCSGYSRIDFKKADFWKPDRAEEKREQDASSPKNPFAAALSPNPPSNPFVEKPPTPLPVQAVLPEKLGQGGFSFTHLREEALGRGFQPTNPPEEQSPSLHASQPLAFSTPFPVAATNPPQFDFPSPVACPASSAVPAATSRPAARPCPLPQSGDTQASALVVLPRETQPAEKSFFQQTTSPHPVKPISATVQEVSSEKKQQHRSSLTSALSNGLEKLKTVTTSSVQPVAPSSHPEKTDSKKLKKQRKEVPGTLPKCPLPGCISNAGTLRQVKYMCDRSEGMISQG is encoded by the exons GTGGTACAAGCTACACTCCAAGGCcgggaagaaggagaaggagcgCGGGGAGATCCTGGTGAGCATCCAGTTCACGCGTAACAACCTCACGGCCAGCATGTTCGACCTGTCCATGAAGGACAAGCCGCGCTCGCCCTTCGGCaagctgaaggacaaggtgaaggGCAAGAAGAAATACGACTTGGAGTCGGCCTCGGCCATCATCCCCAGCAGCATGGGCGCCCTCGACGGGGAGGACGACTACGACATCGGGGGCAAGAAATCCAAAGTGAAGGGCTTCTTCTTGAAGAACAAGCTGCGCAAGTCGTCCCTGACGCAATCCAACACCTCCCTGGGATCCGACAGCACCGTCTCTTCCGCCAGCCTGGGCCTGGCCGCAAACCTTCCCGAGGTGACCAAATCCCCCAGCAGACACAGCAGCCTGTCCACGGAGCGCTCTG TGAAAGACTATTTGCCGTCTCCGAAGCTGACCCACAAGAGAGCGTTCAGCGACGATGTGTCCCAGGTCAGCCCGGTCCTGGAGCCAAAAGCAATCCAAAACCTGAAACCAAAGAACGACCCCGTGTCCCGCTCTTCCCTCTGCATCAACGGGAGCCACGTTTACAGCGACGAGCCCGCGCCGAAGAGCCCCGTGTCTGTCCCGCAGGCTGTCCCCAGGCGGCAGGAGGAGGGTCACGGCTTCACCCCCCTCCATCCCGACCCCCACGAGGTGCCGTGGGGGATCAGCGGCTTTGAGAGGGCGCAGCAGAGAGACGAGCCCAGGTTCATCCCGTCTCCTCCCAGCCTGGCCTTGCAGGAGGAGCTCAGGGTCTCCACGAAAGCCGTCACGCTCAGCAACCACCTGGGCAGAGCCAGGATGGAGGAAAACAGCCGCTTAGAGAACAAACCGACTCAAGCCGCGACGCCCGTGGTCTTCTCCACGGAGACAACGAAGGACAAACCACCCGAGGAAACgaggaaagaggagaagagagcCAAGGGCGGCCTGTTCCACCACGGGGGCAGCAAGAGCGACGCGGGGAGCAAAACCCAGGCCGAGAAGGTGGGACCCTCGCACGGCTCGTCCGGCCACGCGGCGGCCAGCGGAGACGAGAGGAGCAAAACCGGCGGCTGGTTCGGTTCCAAGGAGCCCAAAGAGTCCCCTCAGAAACCCAG TTTCTCGTCTGGGCCGCATGCTTCAACTGAGGTCGCTGGGAACTTTTATTCCTCTGAGGATTGCAGTCCCTCTGCCTCCCTAAGACATAAAGACTCGGAGAGAGAGTCTCCAGCCAAAAGCGTTGGTGTCCCCGTGCCAGAAACTACCCCCCCATCGCAAGGAGACCACCCTCCTCCGGATGAGAAACCTGCCGTCCCGCCTCCCCTCTCGGAGTGGGACGATACCTTCGATGCCTTTGCGACCAGCAGGCTCAAACCGGAGCTGAAAAAGGAGAGTTTCTTTGCCTCGGTGGCGGCGGAGGGCATGGCTTTTATTGACGACCCCGACGCAGCCAGCCCGACGGAAAGATCGGCCGAGCCGGCTCGCGAGAAGCAGACAAAGGCTTTTGAAGAGGCCGATTCGCAAATCGGCGAAATGCCCACGACTCTGCGGTCTTGGACAAATTTCTCTGGTTTAGACGTTGGGGCAAACTTGGTGAGCACAACCCAGGAGGCGACTGTGATAGAGGACGTGCTGAGCCCCGTGTCCGCGGGGtcggggggaaggaggaggaaaagcagcacgCCTACGGTTTGGACAGTTGCGTTTGCATCGGGAAATCCCGGGGAAAAAGAGGCTTCGACACCACTGACTGCTGAAAATAGCGCTAGGGAGGAAGGGGACAGTAATGAGGAGGAACCTTCTAGCACGGGGACAAACGGGTGGATGACAATAGCCACCGAAACCGCTCCTGAACTGTCGGAGAGTGCCGAAAGCGGGGCTGAGCAGGACGGCGCGTTCGGCCCCCGACCAGCCTTCCTCAGCGACGGCGCCTTCGAAGCCAAGAGCGCATCTTGCACCGCCGCTTGCGTGTTGCCCAGAAGCCCCTTTGTCCCCGAACCCCTCTCCGAAACCCTTCCGGGCAGCAACGTGGCGGCCGTGCCCCCGCGGGTGCTCGCAGACGTGGCACCGCGACGGTTCCCCGTGGCCCCCGAGCCGGGGATGGAcccccagggtgctgggagcGAGGAGGAAACGTTCGACATACGGACTTCGGTCTACCGGCTCCAGGCGAGCATGCGGCTGGAGGCCGGTGAAAACCGTGTCAAACTCATCTCCGACGCTCGGGAGCAGCACGTTGTTCTCTCTCCGTGGTCGGGGACACGAGAGAGGGAGGAGGCGGTGGCTGGCTCGGCTGTGCCGCCCCCAAAACCCCCGAGGTGGTTCGCAGCCGCGGGCGGCAGAGGGGacggtgaggaggaggaggaggatgctggTGACCTGCGGCAGCGAGGCAGCCAGGAGCGACGGGATGACGCAGAGGGCCCGAAGGCAGACACGGAGCTGCCGAGGCAGCTGAGCAGCGAGCCCTCGGTTCCGGTGTCTCCCAGCCCGCCCGTGCTGGGAGCAGATGCATCTGAAACCGGGAGCGAGTTCCCGGTGCCCGAGGATGCCAAATCTGCTGCTGCGGACTCGGTGGATAACTTGGAGGCGAGAGGTGGTGagctggcaggaggggacacctCTCTGGGGGAAAACCAGTCAGAGATGAATGAGACAGATGCGGCTGAGCAGTTTGAGACTTGCCCATCCAAGTTCTCCCTGGATGGATTAGGCCAGACGGGAGCTAAGCAGAGCTGGAGCCAGCCAGGTCTATCTCTGACGGCGAGCGTGGATGGTGCCGAGTGGGAGGTGGCCCCCAAAGAGGAGCTGTTCCCCGAGGAGCTCAATACATCAAGACTAAACCCACCTTCCAAGCTAAACCCGGCCCAGCTGGAAACCTTCTGGACGGCTCTGGAAGAGCAGGAGGCGGCCGGTCCCCCCGCGGCCCAAAGGTTAGCGCGTGGGGACAGTCCCTCCCAGGCGGTGCGGGGTGACGGTGAGGGGCGAGCGGGGGTCCAGCCTGAGCCCGGCTCCCCTGGGCCGGCGGCCGCTCCTCCCCGCGAGGCGCAGCAGGGCAGATGCTCAGGATACAGCAGGATAGATTTCAAGAAAGCCGATTTCTGGAAGCCAGACAGGGCAGAGGAGAAGCGCGAGCAGGACGCTTCATCCCCAAAAAACCCATTCGCTGCGGCACTCAGCCCAAACCCCCCCAGCAACCCCTTTGTGGAGAAGCCGCCAACTCCCCTCCCCGTCCAAGCCGTCCTGCCCGAAAAGCTCGGTCAGGGAGGCTTCAGCTTCACCCACCTCCGTGAGGAAGCCCTTGGGCGAGGCTTCCAGCCCACTAACCCTCCCGAGGAGCAGTCTCCTTCCCTGCATGCCAGCCAGCCCTTGGCCTTCTCCACCCCTTTCCCTGTGGCTGCCACTAACCCTCCGCAGTTTGATTTCCCCTCCCCTGTGGCGTGCCCGGCCAGCAGCGCGGTCCCCGCCGCCACcagccgccccgccgcccggccctGTCCTTTGCCGCAGTCCGGTGACACACAAGCTTCAGCGCTCGTGGTTTTGCCCAGGGAGACACAGCCAGCTGAGAAGTCCTTTTTCCAGCAGACGACCAG TCCTCACCCGGTGAAACCCATCAGTGCCACAGTGCAAGAGGTCTCCAgtgagaagaagcagcagcacaggtccAGCCTGACGAGTGCGCTGAGTAATGGTCTGGAGAAGCTGAAGACGGTCACCACGAGCAGCGTCCAGCCCGTGGCGCCCTCCTCTCACCCGGAGAAAACAGACTCCAAGAAATTAAAG aagcagaggaaggaggtTCCTGGAACCCTCCCCAAATGCCCGTTGCCTGGCTGTATTTCAAATGCTGGCACGTTGAGGCAAGTGAAATACATGTGCGATAGGTCAGAGGGCATGATCTCACAGGGGTGA